Sequence from the Nitrincola iocasae genome:
AAGGCAACATGCGCATCTGTAAGCCGATGTCATGCAGATCCTGCATTAACAACTCCTGCGACTGAACTCTGTCCTTTAAGGCCCTTGAAAAATGCTGCAATCCGGAGACCAGCTCCGTAACCCCTTGTTTTTGTACTTGCAGTTCCAACTGCTGGGCGATACGAGTCATTTCACGCAAACCGGCATGGCTAGACACCACTTCGCCCATAAGTTTAATCAGCTCATCCAGCTTGCTCAGTCTAATACGTACGGTTTCAGATGTTCTCAGCACCGCCGTTGACTGGGTGTCTGACGTATCAGCCAGTGTAGGTGGTAGAGATGACGCAGCCAGCTCACTATTCGTAGTCTCTGTTACAGTAGCGGGTGTTTCAGTTGCTCCTTGAGCGGCTGCGCTCAGAGCGGCACAAAGCACCGGATCAGCTGGACTCAGGCGGCTGGCATCCAGCGTATCTGCAAGAATGGTGAGATAATCGGATAACTGATCAACGCCTTGATACAGCAAGGCCAGATTGTGCGAATCGGCTTTCACCTGCTCTTCACGCAGAGCACTGAGCAAATCTTCCAGACTGTGAGCCGTTTCTGTAATCGGGAAGAGCTTCAGCATACGTGAAGAGCCCTTCAGTGTATGTGCAGAACGGAACAGACTGTTAATCAGTTCTGCTCTCGTTTCTCCCTGCTCCAGATCTGCCAGTCCTTCAGCCATCTGACTCAGGTGATCCTGGCCCTCTTCAATAAAACGCAGCAGAAATTTTTTAATATCCAGTGCCATATATCAGCCTTCTCCCTTATCCGAAAGCTGTGTGTTCTGCTTTAATTTCAATAAATGCCGTTCGCTGAGAAACAGAATATCACCACGCGGTAACGGTAACGGTACCCACAGCATCCCATCAGCCGCGTGCTTATCATTTGACAGAATACGCCTGATTACCTGGTAGGCTTTGATGGCCGCCGCATCGTGTCCTTGTATACGGTAAGTTTCGGCCAGATAATAATGAGCAGGCCAACACTCCGGACAGGTATAAGTGACCTTCCTGAACCAGTCACAGGCTTCCTGAAGCCGATTTTGCCATTTAGCATTCAAACCTTTAAGTAACAACCCATCCACAGACCAGGGATCTTCATGCAGCACCTGATCCAGCAAGCCGTCCGCATCATGGAATGCTCTCTGGTTGAGTAATAACCAACTTTTTAACAGTAGCACACCCATCGCCACGGGTTGATTCTGAACACGCAGGTGCCTATCCAGCAATTCGGAAGCTTTTTCACGCTCACCTTCTTGTACCAGCTGACGTATAGAATCCAGAGGTGGCAGATTGAGCAAGGCGGGTGTTACCGCATCAGGAGCCACTCGTGCCGATGGCTCAGGATCGCAAAGCGACTCTTTTCCAAGCTGAACGGCTGTACTTGCCGAATGCAAAGATGACCAACTCACCGCCTGACTGGAAGGAGGACGGTAGGCTTCACCCTTGATAAAATAGTAATGCCCATGCTCTTCCACCAGCTCAAACACCCCCAGGTCATTTCCCAATGTTTCAGAACTGCCAAGTAACAGAATACCATTTTCATTTAAGACATCATGGAAGCGCCGATGAATCATCTGGCGTGTTTCCGGATCAAAATAGATAGAAACATTGCGGCAGAAAATCAGATCATAGCCTTCAAGTCCTTGCGGCGGCAGAGGCGCTTTAAGGTTTAACGGCAGAAAATTAATACTCTGGCGTATCTCGTCTACCAGTTGGTAGTTGCGCTGTATCGGACGAAAATAGCGTTGCTGCAACACAGGATCCATGCTGCGAAATGAGAAAGCAGAATAGATGCCTTGGCGCGCCTTAGACAATACCTGCCGGTCCACATCACCCGCATCTATCTTAAATAACTGCCGCCGCTGTTCACCATATACCGTATCCAATGCCATCGCCAAACTATAGGGCTCTTCACCTGACGAACATCCAGCACTCAGAATTCGCAGCGGTCGTCGTGACTGTCGGGCCAACAAACGCGGAATCAACTGATTTGTGAATAGAGCTATCTGATCGGGTTCACGGAAAAAATAGGTTTCGTTGACGGTAAGTGCGCTGATCAGTTGCTCAAACTGCTCGGGGGTGTTTTCCAACAGTCGAAAGTAGTCGTTAAGGTCCCGGCAGCCCAATCGAATCACAGCCTGGTTCAGCGCCTTATTAAGACGATCTTCAGCAATGCCCTCCAGCACCAATCCACAGTGGTTGTAAATCAGTGCCTTAAATGGTGCCAGATCCAGACTCATCGTACCCCCTGGCTGATTGCGTGGCAGTAATCAGCCGCATTCAGACTTAGGATATCCACTATTTCAGATGCGAGCTGATCGAGCGGTAAGAGCTTCAGCACACCACCTGCATGCACCGCCTCCTGATTCATGCCATATATGACCGAACTGGCTTCATCCTGCGCCAGGGTAATGCCACCGACGTTACGGATGGACAGCATCCCTGCGGCTCCATCACGACCCATCCCTGTCAGTATCATGCCAATCGCATCAGCACCACAGTGTCTGGCAACCGAACTGAGTAACTGATCACAGCTGGGTCGATAAATATCAGCCGCCTTGCGGGGTATCAACGCAAGTCTGTGCGCAGCGGTCAACGTCAGGTGGCTTTCAGACGGTGATACGTAAATATGCCCTGGCTGCAACATCTCACCCTCCTCAGCCACTTTTACCGGCAACTGACATAGGCTGTTCAGCCATTGAGCCATACCCTCGGCAAAACCATCGCTGATATGCTGGGCAATAAGGACAGGCGCAGGAAAGCCTGACGGAAGCTTGGGTAACAGACTCGCCAGTGCCTGAGGGCCACCGGTAGAAGAAGCTATGGCCACCACCCTGCGGTAACCGCGCAACAAGGGAGAAGGCAAGGTTTTGGCTGGTTTTGCAAACACTGGGGCAGGCTCTGCCACCATACGACGTCGGATATAGGTTATGACTGGCACACCCGCCAGGAGACGCACTTTGTCTACAAAATCAGCGGCCTGCTCTGGCGTATAGTCAGGCTTGGGAATCACTTCCAACGCACCCAGTTGCAAGGCCTCATAAGCTTTCTCTGCATCTGATTCATTACTGACCACCAGAATCGGAACCGCTTTATGATGCATAATCTCCGAAATCGCCTGCATGCCATCCATCACCGGCATATTCAGATCCATAGTGACAATATCCGGGCGTAATAACTGAGTCATTTCAACCGCTTCACGTCCGTGACGCGCCTCTCCGACTATCTCAATATCGGTTTGATCTTCAAGAATGGCGCGCAGCAATCCACGTGCCAGACTACTGTCATCAGCAATCAAAACCCGGATGAGCTTGTGCATTATCATCAGCCTTACTGATCCTGTCTGTCAGAAATCTTGGTGTCATGGTTTGCTAGCCGAAACTCATGCACCAATTGATTCAACTCAGCTGACATGCTCACCATCTCCTCACTGATCTCGGTGATGCTGCGTACAGATTGAGCATTGTGGGTACTGGCATTGGCAATATCACGCAGAGCAATTACTACCTGGCTGCTGGCTGTTTTCTGCTGCTTTGTCGACAGGGATATTTGCTGGGCCGCATTACTGGTTTTAGTAGCTGCCTGTACCAGTGCATTCAGATCTTCGGCGGTGATGGCGCTAACATCCATGCCGCTCTGAATCGAGCCGGAGCCTTTTTCCGAGGTAATCACCAGACGACTGATCGAGTCCTGAATCTCTTGTATGCGATCTTCAATCTCCAGCGTGGAATCGGTGACACTATCGGCTAACCGACGGATCTCGCTCGCCACAACTGAAAAGCGCTTACCTGAATCACCGGCACTGGAGGCTTCCAAAGCGGCGTTAAATGCAATCAACTTGGTTTGGTCTGCCAGAGTATTGATCAAATCCATCACTTTGCTGATCTGCTTCGACTTGGCACCCAACTGCATAATTTCATCCAGACTTTGGGCATTGTCCTGCTGGATTTCGGTCATGCGATGCAGCAATTGCTGCATCGCCTGTGCCCCTTTTTTACTGCTATCCAAGGTCAGATTCGCCACATCCACAACAGATTGTGAATGATCGGCAATCTGCGTCGAGGAAGCCGATAACTCTTCCATGGTCGAGGTAATTTCTGCCACGGATGACGACATTTGCTCCACAGCCGCCGCCATGGACTGGCTGACTTGCTGTTGCAGGTTATTATTTTGATTCACCAAGCCAGCCGTATGCGCTAAACGACCAGCGGATTCACTCAGGTTGTCAGCATTACGGAAAATCGCCTGAATGATGTGAGAAAGGCGTTCCAGCAAGTGATTGGTCTGCTTGGCCAGATCACCCAACTCGGCCTGATCACGCACATCTATCCGCTGTGATAAATCCAGAGTCTGACTAATCTGCTTAAGCTGTAACTGAAAGCTCACCAAGGGTTTGCTCAGTGAGTGAGTCAGTTGATAAAGCACTAGACAACTGACTAGAATCACCAGCAACGACAAGGATAACAATTGCCATGTTAAGCCAACTAATCCAGCATTGACTTCAGTTGCATCAATCAACAGCAGGAAGGTCCAACCAGCCTCAGGGACTTCAATACTGGAAAGCAGCCAACTGCTACCCTCAAACTCAACAGTCTGAATACCCGATTGCAGCGTCACACCGGGCAACAGGTCACTAAGGTTTTGTTGCAATCTGTCCTGATTAGGATGCGCCAGCACCTGACCAGATTGATCCAGCATCCAGGTTTGTGTTGTCCAACGCGTCTGTGTTGCCAGCAGGTCCTTAACAATACCGGAAATCAACAGGTCAGCACCCAGAATACTATCTGGCTCTCCTGCCAGAGGCAGTGCCATAGTAATCACCAGATCACCAGTAACGGCATCGACATAAGGCGGCGTAATAACCAGGTCCTGCTGTGCTCTTGCAGCCTGATACCAGGGACGGGTTCGTGGATCATAACCCGCAGGTAATTCACCGGGAGGCTGAGACTGCACCATATCTCCACGAGGGGTGCCAACATAAGCCAAGTCAAAATCACCCGCATCCAACCCCAGTGTCAGGCGCTCTTCCCAGGCTTCCCAGCCATTCGGATAAGCTGGTAATTGGGTGGCCAGAGCGCGCATTACATTAACTTTTGCGCTAACCCATTGGCTGGCAGTTGTTCGGGTTTGCTCCAGGCTACTGTACATTTCACTGGTCATCGCTTGGCTGACCTCTCGTTGCATCAAGTTACCAGCCAACAAACTCAACAAAAATAATGCAACCAGCAATAATCCCGCCATAGAAAATAATAGTTTTTTCTGGAATGACAGGTTTTGCATTTTTCGAGCTCCTTTCACGATTCACTATGGGCTGAAGATTGATTCAACTTAAATTCTTGCACCAATGAGTTGAGCTCTGATGACATATTGACCATCTCTTCACTAATTTCAGTAATACTGCGCACTGACTGGGCATTATGCGTACTGGCATTGGCAATATCACGCAGGGCAATCACTACCTGGCTGCTGGCTGTTTTCTGCTGTTTGGTGGACAGAGAAATCTGCTGGGCCGCATTGCTGGTTTTGGTTGCCGCCAGTACCAGGGCACTCAGGTCATCCGAGGTAGCAGCACTCACGTCCATTCCATTATGAATAGAGCTGGAGCCTTTTTCTGAGGTAATCACCAGACGACTGATCGAATCCTGTATCTCCTGTATGCGCTCTTCAATCTCCAACGTCGAGTCGGTGACACTATCAGCCAAGCGACGGATCTCACTCGCTACGACTGAAAAACGCTTACCTGAATCGCCGGCACTGGAGGCTTCCAGCGCCGCGTTGAATGCAATCAATTTGGTTTGATCGGCCAGGGTGTTGATCAGATCCATTACCTTGCTGATCTGTTTGGATTTAGCACCCAACTGCATAATTTCATCCAGACTTCGGGCATTATCCTGCTGGATCTCAGCCATGTGTTGCATTAGCTGCTGCATCGCCTTCGCCCCTTTTTTACTGCTATCCAAGGTTAGGTTTGCCACATCCACAACAGACTGGGAGTGATCGGCAATCTGCGTCGAGGAGGCAGATAACTCTTCCATAGTCGAGGTGATTTCCGCAACGGATGACGACATCTGCTCCACCGCTGTCGCCATGGACTGACTGACTTCCTGTTGCAATGCACTGTTCTGATTCACTAAACCAGCCGTATGCGCCAAGCGACCAGCAGATTCACTGAGGTTGTCAGCATTACGGAAAATCGCCTGAATAATGTGGGATAGCCGTTCCAACAAGTGATTGGTTTGTTTAGCCAGGTCGCCCAGTTCCGCCTGGTCAGAAACCTCAACCCGTCGCGACAGATCCAGTGTTTGTGAAATACCCAACAGTTGCTGCTGAAAATGCACCAAGGGTCGACTAAGAGAAGTTGCCAGCGGATAGAGCAGCGCCAAGCTGATCAGTAAGAGTACAAAACTAATCAGCATTGAGCGGTAAAGCTGCTGGCTGATCGGATCCATAAACTCAGCTCTGGGTACTTCAACCACCAGATAGCGCTGTAGATCCTCAATCCAGATAGTACCTACAAACAGCGCCTCGCCATCCTGGACTACCTGTGCAACAGCAACATTCTGATGCCCCTGCAAACCTTGTAATGCAGCAGAGCTATTCAGATCCTGAATCAAGGCCCCATCTGCCTTTACTTCGACAATGCCATCTTGGTTAGCCAGTGAGGCCCGCCCGCCTTCGCCAAGTCGGTAAGCACTCACTTTTTTAGCCAGGTGAAGCATATTCAGTCCAACACCGGCAACACTGATCGGTTCACCCACGTTATTCAGGGTGTTACTGCTGTAATTGACGAACATCTGTAGTTGTTCGCCACTGAACTCATTGGAATCAAGATTCAGTTCATAAGGAGCCCCTGAACCCAGGTAGCTAAAGTACCAACTGTCATCCACATTATTACGCTGCATCTGGCGGCGATTCAGCTGTCCATCCTGGTAGTGATGATAAAAAATGTTCTGGCCATCATTCGCCGCAATAAACACGATTCCGGCTTCCAATTGGCTGTTAACGCGAGCCATTTCAGATTCTACCATCCACAATTCGGACTCCGGCATACCCTTACGAATCCAACGTTCAATATAGGAATTGGCTGCCAGACTGCGGGAAACCTCGAGGCTGGGCGCTAACTGCAAGGCCACTTCACTGCCAAGCTTTTGCAACTGCGCCGGTAACTCCTGTGTAATCAGGCTGTCTACCCGACTCTGGCTATAAAACCGGGATTGCAGCAGTAAAGAAATAATCATCACCAAGGAAAACAAGACACCAAAGGCGATAAAAAGGCGTAAGCGTAAAGATAACCGGTTCCACAGTATGTACATGGCTCACCCATAGATGCTCAAACGAAACGTATGGCTCAAATGGACACTACTACAACTTAAGAGCCACTCTATACAGCTTAATTAACAACGTATGCATTTAAAATGCAAGGAGATTTAGGTTTTCTCTACGATCAGCTAAAAGCAACCACCCGATTACGACCACTTTCCTTGGCCTGGTACAGGGCTCGGTCTGCTCTAGCCAGCGACATATCCGGTCGGGTGTCATCCGGCGACATCAAAGTACAGCCGATACTGACAGTCAGTGGAATGCTCTGCTGTTCATACTGGAATACGTTGACTGCCACTTGCTCTCTGAAGCGGTTGGCAAAAGTAATCGCATCCTTGAGAGAGGTGTCTGGTAGCAACAAGGCAAACTCCTCTCCCCCAACACGTGCTGACAGATCGCTGCTACGCTGCTGCATCAGCAACGCGCCAAACTCTCTGAGCACCTTATCACCGGCCGCATGTCCGAAATTGTCGTTAATGCGCTTAAAATGATCCAGATCGATCATTAATACAGCATTGTCGGCAAAAGAGCGCTGATAACGCAAAAACTCTTTTTTGAGCTGCATCTGAAAATATCGCCGGTTATGCAATCCGGTCAGATCATCAGTTGTTGTCAAAGCAATAAGCTGCTGCTCCATGGCTTTTTGCTTGGTAATATCCTGGAATACCACTACAGCACCCACCTGTTCACGCTCTTCAAACACCGGGCTTACTTTCATGTGCACCGGAAAGGTATCGCCACTACTGCGAACAAAGTGATCTTCACACTCTTGCAACTTACCCTGAGCCAAGGTCTGGTGAACCGGGCAGTCCTTGTTATGATAGGCGCTACCATCTGGATAGCAGTAATGGAAAACCCTGTGCTGATCCTTACCTATCACATCTTGATATTCAAAGCCCAGCATCGTCAGGGCCGCCGGATTGATAAAGGTGCACAGGCCGTGCATATCACATCCATAGATACCATCACCCGCGGACTCAAGTAACATACGGTTGTACTCTGTCAGACGTTTATTTTCCTGCTCGGCCCGAACCCGTTGGGTAATATCAGAAAATGCCACTACAGCGCCATTGATTCGATCCTTGGAAAACAAGGGTGTTACAGTCATTTCGACCGGAAAACTGCCGCCATTATAGCGGATAAACCAATCGCGCTGCTGGCGCTGCCGTCCATCCTCCAGCGTCTTAACAATCGGGCAATCTGCATGTGGATAAACCTTGCCGTTCTGATAGTGATGATGAAACAACCTGTGCTGATCCTGACCCAGAGCTTGCGATGACGTTACTTGCAGCATTCTTAACGCCGCCTGGTTGATAAACGTACACTCCCCTTGGCGATTAACACCATACACGCCTTCACCCAGTCCTTGTAACAGGGTTTTAAAACGCACCCGCTCAATATGTGCTTTACCCCAATGCCATGCCAGAGACAAACTTAGTGTCAGGATAACTAGCGTGGCGAGCATAACGATCAATAACAACCCCCTCCAGCGCTCCCAGGCATCCATCAAAGTAAAATCAGGGATATTTTCGAAAGGAGGCAGGCGCAATGCACGCGCCATAGCTTCAACCGGCAAATAATCTGCAGGTACGGTAAAGCCATAAATACCCGCCTGCTGTGCCGCTGGGTGCTCCGGATCCAATGAAAAAAGCGCAGCGGCCACATGACGAATAGTACGGTCATTCACATGCGGCAGTGCAAATACCGGCCACTCCGGATAAAGGCGGGTAGATACCTGATGGGTGAAGTCAGAATTAAACTGTGGGTTGATCAATTTGACAGCCTGCTCCTGTAACTGCCCGTTACGCTGCATCTGTTCCAGTATACCGTCACGAACGAACGCCACATCGGCACGGCCATCCATAACCGCACGAACGGCTTCATGATGTGTGCCCAGTTCTTGCAGTTCTTGAATATCATCGGGCAAACGGATGCCGGCTAAAAAAAGCTCATAGGCCTGCGATCGATAGCCCCCCAGATTTTCTCGGCTGGGAGCTGCAACCCTTTTATTTTTAATATCTTGCAGTGTATTGATATCCTGCCGGTCTGCTGCCGCAACGATGGCGCCACCTAATCGATAAACCGGCCGTCCATCATCTGATTCAACCAATGTAGCGATAACGCCGGTGAGCGGATAATGGGTACGTGCCAGCAAAAAATGCGTCGGATTAGTGGTAACCAGGTCGATTTCACCATCACGGATACGTCGGTTAAGCTCATCCTGTGGCAGCACATGTAGAACCACCTCATCTGTAACCAGCACAGTATTCAGATAAGCGATCAGCGGCGCATATTTAGCCTCTGTTCGTTCATTGCCCAGGTAAGAAAATACGCCAAAGTGAAGTATGTTTTTGGATGGCTGTACTGGCAGGGTTTCATTTGCAAGCGCAGGAAAAGCAAGCAGGCCAAGCAACGCAAAAACCAGCAGCACCGTCAAGCGACGAGGGCAAAAATTAGGCCAGTACTGCATGGTATAATTCCTCAGTGTAATCCTGCGTAATGTCTACTCTGAAATTCACACAGACAGAGTAAGCAGACCTGATTCCTGCCTTAAGTATACAGTCTATTCTATAAACTTCAGATGGACAAAAACTGATAGCTGATCTGGATCAGTCATTTATCACTCTGTTTTAAGCAACATCATGCATTCGCTTATAGGCCTGGGTCGGGCAAACAAATACCCCTGATACCTAAGACAACCGTAGGATAGCAACAGGTCACGCTGTTCAGCAGTTTCAACACCCTCAGCGATAACTTCAATGCTAAGTGCCTGACCCATGGCAATAATAGTTCGGATTATCACCGCATCATCCGGGTCTGCAACAATATCTCGTACAAAAGACTGATCAATCTTGATCTGGTCCAGCGGTAGGCGCTTTAAATATTGTAATGACGAGTAGCCTGTACCAAAGTCATCCATGGCAAACGTTACGCCCTGACCACGAAGCTGTTGCATTTTCTGAATAGCTTGTTCTATATCTTCCAGCACGGCTGATTCAGTTAGTTCCAGTTTTAACTGGTCGGCCCTGGCTCCCGTCTGCTGCAAAATCTGCAATACCATTTCCACAAATTTCGGCTGCCGAAATTGTTTTGCGCTGACATTGACCGCCAATTGCAGATCTCGTGTCTGCTCATCCTCTTGCCACTGAGCCAGAAGCTCACAAGCCGTGACTAAAACCCACTCACCCATGGTGATAATCAAGCCCGTCTCTTCGGCCAATGGAATGAAATCAGCTGGCGACACCAGCCCTCTCTGGGGGTGCTGCCAGCGCAACAAAGCCTCTGCTCCGACTGGCCGGGCTTCTTGATCATACTGCAACTGATAAAATAGCCGCAGCTCCTGGTGTTCGATGGCTGTACGCAATTCACCTTCCAGCTCAGCACGCCGGTTGATCTCTGCTTGAATGTTCGGATCATAGAAACAGACTGTGTTGCGTCCTGCATCTTTGGCCTGATACTTAGCAACTTCAGCCTGGTTCAGCAGGTCATCACTACTCAGCGTTTTATCAGAAAACAGCACGATACCAATGCTGGCAGTCAAATAATGGGAATGCCCTTCCACCTCATAGGTTTTTGCTACACTCGCACAAATATCCAGTGCAACCCGTTCAGCCTCCATGGCGGCTTCTGATTTCAGTCTTTGAGGAAGTTCCAGCAAAATAGCAAATTCATCACCCCCGACTCGCGCCAGTAAGTCACCCTCTTTAAGCAGCAAACGCATACTGCCGGCAATCATAACCAGCAACTGATCACCCGCCTGATGACCTCGTATATCATTGATGGTTTTGAAGCGATCTATGTCCAGCCACAGCAGTGCATGGTAGTTACTGACCCGCGAACTTGCACCAGCGGAATACTGCAGTTGTTCCTGTAACAAACGCCGGTTAGGGAGCCCGGTGAGGGCATCGTAAAATATCAGCCGATGGTTTTCCTGCTCAGCCTGGATTCGCCGCACCATATCATCCCTAAAGCCCAGTAATACCCTGGCTATGCGACCAAACTCTCCCCGTGAAGAATTTTTTAGATGCTCAATAGCAGGCAAACGCAGTTCTGTCTGAGTGTTATATGACAGCTTACTGAGCGCATCGGCAATATCACGTACATGGCCACTGATTCGAAATGCGATGACAAACACCATCAACAACACCACAACAGCGCCAGCCAAACTGAAAATAAAAATTTGCAAGAATGCGCGTTCGTGCCGTATTCGTGCTTGATGTTCACGCAGCATAGTCCGATCAGTCAACAGCATCGATATACGACCGGTAAAAACCGAAAACTCATTAAAGCTAGCCTGAGCCTGTAGAAAAAAACTATCAGCTGTATCGGGGTCAATAGCGGCGATTTCCGTGGCCATTATCACCAGGCTGCGATAGGCCGAAAAGGACTGTTGGAGCCCTTGAACAGAGTTATGATTAACCTCTCTCAACAGGTTTGATTCAGCCAGACTCTTAACCAAGAGCTCAATGGCAGCCAGATCATTTACTACTTGAGAATGTTCTCGATACAACTGAATATCGGTGAATTGGTGTTTACGCGCACCATCCAGAACAGCCACAACCCGGCTGTGCAATTCGGATATATCCCGCTTGAAGGTAGACTCCTTATGTAGTGTCTGCAGATCATCCGCCTGTACATCACTGCTTTCGATATACTGGGACTTCAAGCTGTTAAGTGAAAAGAGCCCTATCAGTAACGATAATACAAGCATTAGAACAGCCGGTAACAGAAACATCAGCAGTACCGTTTTGCCGGCTCTCATCGCCACTACTCCTGTTCAGCCAACAGCCTTGGCCAGTGATCCGGCTCGATACTGGCAATATAGGAAAATTGCTGTCGATCTTCATCCGCTTCAATAATGACCAGAGTGCCTTCAACAGGGAAATACTCCATCACCTCCACCATATTGGGGCCATGTGCCACCAGTATACGATTATGACCAGGAGTCACAGCAGAAGATAAAAGGTAATGGGTTCTGGCAATGATGGGCTGTTTTTCGGCATCCGTCAGCGCGGCTACATACATCAACTCATTATCCACCACATAGTGCCCCTGACCAAATAACAGATCGGCTGTTTCTTTAGCTCGGCATAACGGACTGCTGTACACCGTTCCAATAGGTATTCCCGCCTGGCGCATA
This genomic interval carries:
- a CDS encoding CheR family methyltransferase, encoding MSLDLAPFKALIYNHCGLVLEGIAEDRLNKALNQAVIRLGCRDLNDYFRLLENTPEQFEQLISALTVNETYFFREPDQIALFTNQLIPRLLARQSRRPLRILSAGCSSGEEPYSLAMALDTVYGEQRRQLFKIDAGDVDRQVLSKARQGIYSAFSFRSMDPVLQQRYFRPIQRNYQLVDEIRQSINFLPLNLKAPLPPQGLEGYDLIFCRNVSIYFDPETRQMIHRRFHDVLNENGILLLGSSETLGNDLGVFELVEEHGHYYFIKGEAYRPPSSQAVSWSSLHSASTAVQLGKESLCDPEPSARVAPDAVTPALLNLPPLDSIRQLVQEGEREKASELLDRHLRVQNQPVAMGVLLLKSWLLLNQRAFHDADGLLDQVLHEDPWSVDGLLLKGLNAKWQNRLQEACDWFRKVTYTCPECWPAHYYLAETYRIQGHDAAAIKAYQVIRRILSNDKHAADGMLWVPLPLPRGDILFLSERHLLKLKQNTQLSDKGEG
- the cheB gene encoding chemotaxis-specific protein-glutamate methyltransferase CheB encodes the protein MHKLIRVLIADDSSLARGLLRAILEDQTDIEIVGEARHGREAVEMTQLLRPDIVTMDLNMPVMDGMQAISEIMHHKAVPILVVSNESDAEKAYEALQLGALEVIPKPDYTPEQAADFVDKVRLLAGVPVITYIRRRMVAEPAPVFAKPAKTLPSPLLRGYRRVVAIASSTGGPQALASLLPKLPSGFPAPVLIAQHISDGFAEGMAQWLNSLCQLPVKVAEEGEMLQPGHIYVSPSESHLTLTAAHRLALIPRKAADIYRPSCDQLLSSVARHCGADAIGMILTGMGRDGAAGMLSIRNVGGITLAQDEASSVIYGMNQEAVHAGGVLKLLPLDQLASEIVDILSLNAADYCHAISQGVR
- a CDS encoding methyl-accepting chemotaxis protein; its protein translation is MQNLSFQKKLLFSMAGLLLVALFLLSLLAGNLMQREVSQAMTSEMYSSLEQTRTTASQWVSAKVNVMRALATQLPAYPNGWEAWEERLTLGLDAGDFDLAYVGTPRGDMVQSQPPGELPAGYDPRTRPWYQAARAQQDLVITPPYVDAVTGDLVITMALPLAGEPDSILGADLLISGIVKDLLATQTRWTTQTWMLDQSGQVLAHPNQDRLQQNLSDLLPGVTLQSGIQTVEFEGSSWLLSSIEVPEAGWTFLLLIDATEVNAGLVGLTWQLLSLSLLVILVSCLVLYQLTHSLSKPLVSFQLQLKQISQTLDLSQRIDVRDQAELGDLAKQTNHLLERLSHIIQAIFRNADNLSESAGRLAHTAGLVNQNNNLQQQVSQSMAAAVEQMSSSVAEITSTMEELSASSTQIADHSQSVVDVANLTLDSSKKGAQAMQQLLHRMTEIQQDNAQSLDEIMQLGAKSKQISKVMDLINTLADQTKLIAFNAALEASSAGDSGKRFSVVASEIRRLADSVTDSTLEIEDRIQEIQDSISRLVITSEKGSGSIQSGMDVSAITAEDLNALVQAATKTSNAAQQISLSTKQQKTASSQVVIALRDIANASTHNAQSVRSITEISEEMVSMSAELNQLVHEFRLANHDTKISDRQDQ
- a CDS encoding methyl-accepting chemotaxis protein, with protein sequence MYILWNRLSLRLRLFIAFGVLFSLVMIISLLLQSRFYSQSRVDSLITQELPAQLQKLGSEVALQLAPSLEVSRSLAANSYIERWIRKGMPESELWMVESEMARVNSQLEAGIVFIAANDGQNIFYHHYQDGQLNRRQMQRNNVDDSWYFSYLGSGAPYELNLDSNEFSGEQLQMFVNYSSNTLNNVGEPISVAGVGLNMLHLAKKVSAYRLGEGGRASLANQDGIVEVKADGALIQDLNSSAALQGLQGHQNVAVAQVVQDGEALFVGTIWIEDLQRYLVVEVPRAEFMDPISQQLYRSMLISFVLLLISLALLYPLATSLSRPLVHFQQQLLGISQTLDLSRRVEVSDQAELGDLAKQTNHLLERLSHIIQAIFRNADNLSESAGRLAHTAGLVNQNSALQQEVSQSMATAVEQMSSSVAEITSTMEELSASSTQIADHSQSVVDVANLTLDSSKKGAKAMQQLMQHMAEIQQDNARSLDEIMQLGAKSKQISKVMDLINTLADQTKLIAFNAALEASSAGDSGKRFSVVASEIRRLADSVTDSTLEIEERIQEIQDSISRLVITSEKGSSSIHNGMDVSAATSDDLSALVLAATKTSNAAQQISLSTKQQKTASSQVVIALRDIANASTHNAQSVRSITEISEEMVNMSSELNSLVQEFKLNQSSAHSES
- a CDS encoding diguanylate cyclase, giving the protein MQYWPNFCPRRLTVLLVFALLGLLAFPALANETLPVQPSKNILHFGVFSYLGNERTEAKYAPLIAYLNTVLVTDEVVLHVLPQDELNRRIRDGEIDLVTTNPTHFLLARTHYPLTGVIATLVESDDGRPVYRLGGAIVAAADRQDINTLQDIKNKRVAAPSRENLGGYRSQAYELFLAGIRLPDDIQELQELGTHHEAVRAVMDGRADVAFVRDGILEQMQRNGQLQEQAVKLINPQFNSDFTHQVSTRLYPEWPVFALPHVNDRTIRHVAAALFSLDPEHPAAQQAGIYGFTVPADYLPVEAMARALRLPPFENIPDFTLMDAWERWRGLLLIVMLATLVILTLSLSLAWHWGKAHIERVRFKTLLQGLGEGVYGVNRQGECTFINQAALRMLQVTSSQALGQDQHRLFHHHYQNGKVYPHADCPIVKTLEDGRQRQQRDWFIRYNGGSFPVEMTVTPLFSKDRINGAVVAFSDITQRVRAEQENKRLTEYNRMLLESAGDGIYGCDMHGLCTFINPAALTMLGFEYQDVIGKDQHRVFHYCYPDGSAYHNKDCPVHQTLAQGKLQECEDHFVRSSGDTFPVHMKVSPVFEEREQVGAVVVFQDITKQKAMEQQLIALTTTDDLTGLHNRRYFQMQLKKEFLRYQRSFADNAVLMIDLDHFKRINDNFGHAAGDKVLREFGALLMQQRSSDLSARVGGEEFALLLPDTSLKDAITFANRFREQVAVNVFQYEQQSIPLTVSIGCTLMSPDDTRPDMSLARADRALYQAKESGRNRVVAFS